Part of the Drosophila pseudoobscura strain MV-25-SWS-2005 chromosome 2, UCI_Dpse_MV25, whole genome shotgun sequence genome, tacaattttggATTCACATACTTAGCTCGATTCTTCGACATTTGTTTCTGTTCGATTCCGTTTAACTTTTTTGAACTGATCTTGTCCAACAAGTAAATGTGACGGGTTGTCACAGAGAAAATTGTTAGGTTGAAGGATAACAAtatcgccagcggagaataaAAATAGAGCATTCCCGACCAACCTTGAGCTAAAAGATATAAGAGATTTTCCATAATTCAGAGACAGAGTTTAAATCTTAAAAGACATATACCTAAGATCCAGCAGGAGAACACGCCCACAGCAGGTACCAAGGTTAAAGTTTTGTCTAGTTTGCTGGAATATGGTACAAGTCTGTCTACCAAGAATACGATCAGAGTCAGTGCTCCAGCAATGCTCCAGACGATGAGGTTATAGTTGAGAAAACTCCTCCTTCTGGCCTCTTGGAGCCCTTGCGACCGACGCATAACGATTCGGCTCCACGCATCGAAGCATATGACGGAGAGCCAGAGAAACGTGGCCATCGTTGCAAAGTACCCAGCATAACCTGGGTTACAAAATGTGTTTGTTTATCGAACATGTATCAGGTGGGATGATTGTATGATGCTACCATTAATAGAGCATGCCATTTTGCTGTCGAATACGTTGAAAATGCTGAAGACATTCAGCAGGAAGGTGGCTGTCAGGCAGATAAAGTACAGATTGCAGCACTTTCCGTGGAGGGATTGAAACTGGGGCAGCCAAAGGTACACGGCAATGGTAATGGCCATAAATATCACAGATATCGCCTTGACTGGAAATAATATTCAGAGAAAACCATACTAAACGATCTATTCTATTTTAGTCCCTACCATAAGCCATTGTTCTGTCCGGATCTATGGAGCAGTTGTAAGGAACGATGGTGTAGTTATAGCCTATTTGTTCCCTTGACCTCCGGGGCTGCAGACAGTAGTCCTGCTTGGAAAGGTATCTCTCGCCCAGCCGCGCAGCTAAttcggctgcggctgctgtcgcAGCTCAAATCTACAACCAGAAGTCGCCGCCGCTCTCGCAGGCCACACAGCAGATGCTCAGCTACAAGCCTGTGGGACCCTTGGGGGCGCTCTCTCCGCTACAGGTGTCCATGGCCAAGCGTTTCGAGATTGGCGGCTCTATGTCG contains:
- the LOC6897003 gene encoding probable G-protein coupled receptor Mth-like 11, translating into MAYVKAISVIFMAITIAVYLWLPQFQSLHGKCCNLYFICLTATFLLNVFSIFNVFDSKMACSINGYAGYFATMATFLWLSVICFDAWSRIVMRRSQGLQEARRRSFLNYNLIVWSIAGALTLIVFLVDRLVPYSSKLDKTLTLVPAVGVFSCWILAQGWSGMLYFYSPLAILLSFNLTIFSVTTRHIYLLDKISSKKLNGIEQKQMSKNRANYGVYLHLFIIMGGSWVLEIVAFICETQKFCKPLIVAADIIKCSQGIIIFLVTFCNRDMIRAIRERTHERRLSGVESATCSLTQDFQLKQDMK